One Microbacterium esteraromaticum genomic window carries:
- the efp gene encoding elongation factor P, with protein sequence MASTADIKNGVVIKIDGQLWSVVEFQHVKPGKGGAFVRTKLKNVVTGKTVDKTYNAGTKIEIENVDRRDFTYLYTDGDSFVFMDQEDYDQINVSSATVGDAANFMLENQQVQIALNNGNPLYIELPASVVLEVTYTEPGLQGDRSSAGTKPATLETGYEIQVPLFLETGTKVKVDTRTGDYLGRVND encoded by the coding sequence ATGGCATCCACCGCAGACATCAAGAACGGCGTCGTCATCAAGATCGACGGACAGCTCTGGAGCGTCGTGGAGTTCCAGCACGTCAAGCCAGGCAAGGGCGGCGCGTTCGTGCGCACCAAGCTGAAGAACGTCGTCACGGGCAAGACCGTCGACAAGACCTACAACGCCGGCACGAAGATCGAGATCGAGAACGTCGACCGCCGTGACTTCACCTACCTGTACACCGACGGCGACAGCTTCGTCTTCATGGACCAGGAGGACTACGACCAGATCAACGTGTCGTCCGCCACGGTCGGGGATGCCGCCAACTTCATGCTCGAGAACCAGCAGGTTCAGATCGCGCTGAACAACGGCAACCCCCTCTACATCGAGCTTCCTGCTTCGGTGGTGCTCGAGGTCACCTACACCGAGCCCGGCCTGCAGGGCGACCGCTCGTCGGCCGGCACCAAGCCCGCGACGCTCGAGACCGGCTACGAGATCCAGGTGCCGCTCTTCCTCGAGACCGGAACCAAGGTCAAGGTCGACACCCGCACGGGCGACTACCTCGGCCGCGTCAACGACTGA
- a CDS encoding type II 3-dehydroquinate dehydratase, producing the protein MTEPRRMMLLNGPNLNLLGTREPDVYGTATLADVEQLTASAAAEVGYELRALQSNHEGVLIDAIHAAREDCAAIIINPGGLTHTSVSLRDALTGVGLPFAEVHISDVYAREEFRHFSYLDDVASVRVVGQGVEGYARAVRELAALL; encoded by the coding sequence ATGACCGAGCCGCGCCGCATGATGCTGCTGAACGGCCCCAACCTCAACCTGCTCGGCACTCGGGAGCCCGACGTGTACGGCACGGCGACACTGGCCGACGTCGAACAGCTCACCGCATCGGCGGCCGCGGAGGTCGGGTACGAGCTGCGCGCTCTGCAGAGCAATCACGAGGGCGTGCTGATCGACGCCATCCATGCCGCCCGCGAGGACTGCGCCGCGATCATCATCAATCCGGGGGGTCTCACACACACCTCGGTCTCGCTGCGGGACGCCCTGACCGGCGTAGGCCTGCCGTTCGCCGAGGTGCACATCTCAGACGTCTACGCGCGCGAGGAGTTCCGGCACTTCTCCTATCTCGACGACGTCGCCTCAGTGCGCGTCGTCGGCCAGGGGGTGGAGGGCTACGCGCGGGCCGTGCGGGAGCTGGCAGCGCTGCTCTGA
- the aroB gene encoding 3-dehydroquinate synthase, protein MTTTTISVSGQTAYDITVGRGILDRVQAALDPAVRKVLVVHPPTLAKRAAELRERLMSEGGIDVLLAEIPDAEAGKRIEVAAFCWQVMGQADFTRTDAVIGYGGGSVTDVAGFVAATWLRGVQVVQVPTTVLGLVDAAVGGKTGVNTAEGKNMVGAFWAPRAVIGDLDELQSLSANEATAGYAEVVKAGFIWAPEILDIVEASPERAVDPSTDEFRRTVELAVEMKAKVVSDDFREAGLREILNYGHTLGHAIEHAERYQWRHGAAIAIGMMYAAELSRLAGRLPDAGADRHRSVLESLGLPTTYRAGAWQQLLATMQRDKKARGGMLRFILLDDIAKPTVVQAPDESLMFAAYQEIAG, encoded by the coding sequence ATGACCACGACCACAATCAGCGTCTCGGGGCAGACCGCATACGACATCACCGTGGGACGCGGGATCCTCGATCGCGTGCAGGCCGCTCTCGACCCCGCCGTGCGAAAGGTGCTGGTCGTGCACCCGCCGACGCTGGCGAAACGCGCCGCAGAGCTGCGCGAGCGGCTGATGTCGGAGGGCGGCATCGACGTGCTGCTGGCCGAGATCCCCGATGCAGAGGCGGGCAAGCGCATCGAGGTCGCCGCGTTCTGCTGGCAGGTCATGGGACAGGCCGACTTCACCCGCACCGACGCGGTGATCGGCTACGGCGGCGGGTCGGTGACCGATGTCGCCGGATTCGTGGCCGCGACCTGGCTGCGCGGCGTGCAGGTCGTCCAGGTGCCCACCACCGTCCTGGGTCTCGTCGATGCCGCCGTGGGTGGCAAGACCGGCGTGAACACGGCTGAGGGCAAGAACATGGTCGGCGCGTTCTGGGCTCCGCGCGCGGTGATCGGCGATCTCGACGAACTGCAGAGCCTGAGCGCCAATGAGGCGACCGCGGGGTACGCGGAGGTCGTCAAGGCCGGCTTCATCTGGGCGCCCGAGATCCTCGACATCGTCGAGGCATCGCCGGAGCGCGCCGTCGACCCGTCCACCGACGAGTTCCGTCGAACCGTCGAGCTCGCGGTCGAGATGAAGGCGAAGGTGGTCTCCGACGACTTCCGGGAGGCCGGGCTGCGCGAGATCCTCAACTACGGTCACACCCTCGGTCACGCCATCGAGCACGCCGAGCGCTACCAGTGGCGACACGGCGCGGCGATCGCGATCGGCATGATGTACGCCGCCGAGCTGTCGCGTCTGGCCGGTCGGCTTCCGGATGCCGGCGCTGATCGGCACCGCTCGGTGCTCGAGTCGCTCGGCCTGCCGACCACCTACCGCGCAGGTGCGTGGCAGCAGCTGCTCGCCACGATGCAGCGCGACAAGAAGGCGCGAGGCGGAATGCTGCGCTTCATCCTGCTCGACGACATCGCCAAGCCCACGGTGGTGCAGGCGCCGGACGAGTCGCTGATGTTCGCGGCGTACCAGGAGATCGCAGGATGA
- a CDS encoding shikimate kinase, with protein MSSSEPPLTLVLVGPMAAGKTSVGRKVARMLDVPFTDTDKRIAAAHGPIPEIFASRGEQHFRELERDAVATAVAEGGVISLGGGAVIDAGTRALLHRHPVVFLTVSAEAVERRIGGAGRPLLAGEENPVERWRNIFEQRRGWYEEVADLTVDTSRRPMRALAEQIAAWRRKQQ; from the coding sequence ATGAGCTCGTCTGAACCTCCGCTGACCCTTGTGCTGGTCGGCCCGATGGCCGCGGGCAAGACCAGCGTCGGTCGCAAGGTCGCCCGTATGCTCGACGTGCCGTTCACCGACACCGACAAGCGCATCGCTGCGGCGCACGGTCCGATCCCCGAGATCTTCGCCTCGCGCGGCGAGCAGCATTTCCGAGAGCTCGAGCGCGACGCCGTCGCGACGGCCGTCGCGGAGGGCGGCGTGATCTCGCTCGGTGGGGGAGCAGTGATCGACGCGGGCACCCGCGCGCTGCTCCATCGTCACCCCGTCGTCTTCCTCACCGTCTCGGCGGAGGCGGTCGAACGGCGCATCGGCGGCGCCGGACGCCCGCTGCTCGCAGGGGAGGAGAACCCCGTGGAACGGTGGAGGAACATCTTCGAGCAGCGACGCGGCTGGTACGAGGAGGTCGCCGACCTGACCGTGGACACATCGCGCAGACCCATGCGCGCGCTGGCGGAGCAGATCGCCGCCTGGAGGAGGAAGCAGCAATGA
- the aroC gene encoding chorismate synthase, with protein sequence MLRVLTAGESHGPELIAIVEGLPSGVTVTAEAIQADLQRRKLGYGRGSRMKFEQDELTISSGVRHGITLGSPIALRIGNTEWPKWTEVMSAAPAELTEKSRGRGAALTRPRPGHADLVGMQKYDFDEARPILERASARETAARVALGAVARSFLSELGIRLVSHTLSIGPVQAPDDAPLPSPDDVDALDADPLRCFDAETSARMVEEVDAARKDGDTLGGIVEVLAYGLPPGVGSHVHWDRRLDGRLAQALMSIQAIKGVEVGDGFETTRRRGSAAHDELFASDEGITRASDRAGGIEGGMSTGTVLRVRAGMKPIATVPRALRTVDVASGEAATAHHQRSDVCAVPAAGVVAEAMVAIELANSLLEKFGGDSIGETRRNLESYLAAIPETLRTAPASEAALLAHDELV encoded by the coding sequence ATGCTCCGCGTGCTCACTGCCGGCGAATCGCACGGCCCCGAACTCATCGCCATCGTGGAGGGCCTGCCCTCCGGTGTGACGGTCACGGCCGAGGCCATCCAGGCCGACCTCCAGCGCCGCAAACTCGGCTACGGCCGCGGCTCGCGCATGAAGTTCGAGCAGGACGAGCTCACCATCTCGAGCGGCGTGCGCCACGGCATCACCCTCGGCAGCCCCATCGCACTGCGGATCGGGAACACCGAGTGGCCGAAGTGGACCGAGGTGATGAGCGCGGCTCCTGCCGAGCTGACCGAGAAGTCCCGCGGCAGGGGAGCGGCGCTCACCCGTCCGCGTCCCGGTCACGCCGATCTCGTCGGGATGCAGAAGTACGACTTCGACGAGGCGCGGCCCATTCTCGAGCGCGCGAGCGCCAGGGAGACCGCCGCCCGCGTCGCCCTCGGCGCCGTCGCCCGTTCGTTCCTCTCCGAGCTCGGCATCCGGCTCGTCAGCCATACCCTCTCGATCGGACCGGTGCAGGCTCCCGACGACGCCCCGCTGCCCTCTCCCGACGACGTCGACGCACTCGACGCCGACCCGCTGCGATGCTTCGACGCCGAGACGTCGGCTCGCATGGTGGAGGAGGTGGACGCCGCCCGCAAGGACGGCGACACGCTCGGCGGCATCGTCGAGGTGCTCGCATACGGACTGCCTCCCGGGGTCGGCTCGCACGTGCACTGGGATCGCCGGCTCGACGGCCGTCTCGCGCAGGCGCTGATGAGCATCCAGGCGATCAAGGGCGTCGAGGTCGGCGACGGGTTCGAGACGACACGGCGACGCGGCTCGGCCGCTCACGATGAGCTGTTCGCCTCCGACGAGGGCATCACCCGGGCCTCCGACCGCGCCGGCGGCATCGAAGGCGGCATGAGCACCGGCACGGTGCTCCGTGTCCGCGCCGGAATGAAGCCGATCGCAACCGTGCCCCGTGCGCTGCGCACCGTCGACGTGGCATCGGGTGAGGCCGCCACCGCCCACCACCAGCGCTCCGACGTCTGCGCCGTTCCCGCCGCAGGCGTGGTCGCCGAGGCGATGGTCGCGATCGAACTCGCGAACTCACTGCTCGAGAAGTTCGGCGGCGACAGCATCGGCGAGACGCGGCGCAACCTCGAGTCCTACCTCGCGGCGATCCCGGAGACGCTGCGCACGGCACCGGCATCCGAGGCGGCGCTGCTCGCGCATGATGAGCTCGTCTGA
- a CDS encoding shikimate dehydrogenase family protein, which produces MPARTRLAVWGDPIGHSRSPELHTAAYRHLGLEWTYDRRRVDRTGFGTALRSLDDSWRGLSLTMPLKEAAHDAAHDLDRHAALTGAVNTLLLGDTLRGFNTDVGGIVDAFSHAGVTSVGVARILGAGATAASALVALSDLGAAEVEVRARRPEAIERLRPIARAVGVRLTVADFATAASDVDVTVATLPSGTVLDTAIAAPLAAVGGTLFEAAYAPWPSALAAVWPSANVISGFEMLLFQAVRQIRIFRFGDQHRRLPDEAVTVDIMRSASMED; this is translated from the coding sequence ATGCCTGCACGCACGCGCCTCGCGGTGTGGGGCGACCCGATCGGGCACAGCCGCTCGCCGGAGCTGCACACGGCCGCCTATCGTCATCTGGGGCTGGAGTGGACCTACGACCGCCGCCGAGTCGACCGTACCGGCTTCGGCACCGCCCTTCGCTCCCTCGACGACTCCTGGCGCGGGCTGTCGCTGACGATGCCCCTCAAAGAAGCCGCGCACGATGCAGCACATGACCTCGACCGCCATGCGGCACTCACGGGCGCGGTGAACACGCTGCTGCTCGGCGACACCCTGCGTGGGTTCAACACCGACGTGGGCGGGATCGTCGACGCGTTCAGCCACGCCGGCGTGACCTCCGTCGGGGTCGCCCGCATCCTCGGGGCTGGCGCGACTGCGGCTTCCGCTCTCGTCGCCCTGAGCGATCTCGGTGCCGCAGAGGTCGAGGTGCGCGCACGACGACCCGAAGCCATCGAGCGCCTGCGTCCGATCGCACGGGCGGTCGGGGTACGACTTACCGTAGCGGACTTCGCCACCGCGGCATCCGACGTCGATGTGACGGTCGCGACGCTGCCCAGCGGCACCGTGCTCGACACCGCCATCGCCGCGCCTCTCGCCGCTGTCGGCGGCACGCTCTTCGAGGCAGCCTATGCGCCCTGGCCGTCGGCTCTGGCGGCGGTGTGGCCCTCCGCCAACGTCATCTCCGGCTTCGAGATGCTGCTGTTCCAGGCCGTGCGCCAGATCCGCATCTTCCGCTTCGGCGACCAGCACCGCCGACTGCCGGATGAGGCCGTCACAGTCGACATCATGCGGTCGGCGAGCATGGAAGACTAG
- the mltG gene encoding endolytic transglycosylase MltG — protein sequence MSDPHDRTSDSLGDFFDNVPTASTPLPERESRDEPAPGSRRALREAAAREATGREPAQHGTGVTGSPADDHAARSPLAAEPAAEPEPSAGASVTPPVDTSLTAEAPDEPDHGSFEGLFAPEAATEVPRRRRGRGCLIALLVLLVIGGGITAAGAWVWSQHGDKISDVMGWGEPKDYEAGIATGEAFVTIKQGDTGSPVSTALFEAKVTKTDRVFYDYLIENEPNVTFYPGVYKLQQKMTAAAALKALENPENRMANTVRIAEGSTVESSLPRIAEGVGIPMEELEAAVKDPAAYDVDAPSLEGWLFPAIYTFDPGASATDVIAAMVDRTRKSLTDAGVPDADAQRVLTIASIIEREARTADFPKVSRVIENRIADGMMLQMDSTAQYGYGELHAGKASTSEEAQHNDNPWNTYVITGLPATPIANSGDAAITAAMHPADGPWLYFVTIDFATGETQFSETYEEHQQGIKKMRAWCSANPDYKGC from the coding sequence ATGTCTGACCCGCACGACCGCACGTCCGACTCGCTCGGGGACTTCTTCGACAACGTCCCCACCGCGTCCACCCCGCTTCCCGAGCGCGAGTCGCGTGACGAACCGGCTCCAGGGTCGCGCCGCGCGCTGCGCGAGGCGGCCGCCCGCGAAGCGACGGGACGCGAGCCGGCGCAGCACGGCACCGGCGTCACCGGGTCGCCTGCGGACGACCACGCCGCCCGGTCGCCGCTGGCAGCCGAGCCCGCAGCCGAGCCGGAGCCGTCGGCGGGGGCATCCGTGACACCGCCGGTCGACACATCCCTCACCGCGGAGGCGCCGGATGAGCCGGACCACGGGTCGTTCGAGGGCCTGTTCGCGCCCGAGGCGGCGACCGAGGTGCCACGCAGGCGGCGTGGACGCGGATGCCTCATAGCGCTGCTCGTCCTGCTCGTCATCGGAGGCGGGATCACGGCCGCGGGAGCATGGGTATGGAGCCAGCACGGCGACAAGATCAGCGACGTCATGGGCTGGGGAGAGCCGAAGGACTACGAGGCCGGCATCGCGACGGGTGAGGCCTTCGTGACCATCAAGCAGGGCGACACAGGCTCGCCGGTGTCGACCGCGCTGTTCGAGGCCAAGGTCACCAAGACGGACCGCGTCTTCTACGACTACCTGATCGAGAACGAGCCGAACGTCACCTTCTACCCCGGCGTGTACAAGCTGCAGCAGAAGATGACCGCCGCGGCGGCGCTGAAGGCTCTCGAGAACCCCGAGAACCGCATGGCCAACACCGTGCGCATCGCCGAGGGAAGCACGGTCGAGTCGTCGCTTCCGCGTATCGCGGAGGGCGTGGGCATCCCCATGGAGGAGCTCGAGGCGGCGGTGAAGGATCCCGCCGCCTACGACGTCGACGCCCCGAGTCTCGAGGGCTGGCTGTTCCCGGCGATCTACACGTTCGATCCGGGTGCGTCCGCCACGGACGTCATCGCGGCGATGGTCGATCGCACTCGCAAGTCGCTCACGGATGCGGGTGTGCCGGATGCCGACGCGCAGCGCGTGCTCACGATCGCGTCGATCATCGAACGCGAGGCCCGCACCGCCGACTTCCCGAAGGTGTCGCGGGTCATCGAGAACCGCATCGCCGACGGCATGATGCTGCAGATGGACTCCACCGCCCAGTACGGCTACGGCGAGCTGCACGCGGGCAAGGCGAGCACCTCGGAGGAGGCGCAGCACAACGACAATCCGTGGAACACATATGTCATCACGGGATTGCCCGCCACGCCGATCGCCAACTCCGGCGATGCCGCGATCACGGCGGCCATGCACCCGGCCGACGGTCCGTGGCTCTACTTCGTCACGATCGATTTCGCGACCGGCGAGACCCAGTTCTCGGAGACGTACGAGGAGCACCAGCAGGGCATCAAGAAGATGCGCGCGTGGTGCTCGGCGAATCCCGACTACAAGGGCTGCTGA
- the ruvX gene encoding Holliday junction resolvase RuvX gives MSGFRRGTRLGIDVGKARIGVSRCDPDGMLAVPVETVPRSETSIDRILQIVAEWEPIELVVGLPVNMRGEETASTDDARAFAEDLRRRSGLDVRMVDERLSTVSAHTALRSSGRSQKKSRSIVDQVAAVVLLQHAVDTEKSTGRPAGALIPAVQEPPRDV, from the coding sequence GTGAGCGGGTTCCGTCGCGGGACCCGCCTCGGAATCGACGTCGGCAAGGCGCGCATCGGGGTGTCTCGGTGCGACCCGGACGGCATGCTCGCGGTGCCGGTGGAGACGGTGCCTCGGTCGGAGACGTCGATCGATCGCATCCTGCAGATCGTCGCCGAATGGGAGCCGATCGAGCTCGTCGTCGGCCTTCCCGTGAACATGCGCGGGGAGGAGACCGCCTCGACCGACGACGCGCGCGCGTTCGCGGAGGATCTGCGGCGGCGGTCCGGTCTCGACGTCCGCATGGTCGACGAGCGGCTGAGCACGGTCAGCGCCCACACAGCCCTGCGCTCTTCGGGGCGATCTCAGAAGAAGTCTCGTAGCATTGTCGATCAAGTGGCCGCAGTGGTGCTGTTGCAGCACGCCGTGGACACCGAGAAGAGCACCGGTCGCCCCGCCGGCGCATTGATCCCCGCCGTTCAGGAGCCGCCGCGCGATGTCTGA
- the alaS gene encoding alanine--tRNA ligase, whose translation MKTAEIAQRYLDYFEKNDHLIVPSASLVSDDPSLLFTVAGMVPMIPYLTGVVPAPHPRIADVQKCIRTNDIEEVGRTARHGTFFQMLGNWSFGDYFKEGAIRYAWELLTSSEADGGLGFDEKDLWVTVYETDDEAEAIWRDIIGLKPERIQRLGRADNYWNTGQPGPGGPDSEIFFDRGPAYGKDGGPAVDDSRFLEIWNLVFMQEFVENVRSKTEFDIVGELPMKNIDTGMGLERVAFLKQGVENMYETDQVRPVLDRAVELSGKKYGAVHEDDVRFRVIADHVRSSLMLLSDGVRPSNEGRGYILRRLMRRTVRAMRLLGVDAPSFPELFAVSKDAMKSAYPVLESDWSTLSSAAFAEEETFRRTLAQGSTILDLALADTKKAGGSTLSGSEAFLLHDTYGFPIDLTLEVAEEAGLDVDRTGFDSLMKAQRDRAKADARNRKRQLADVSVYREYRALGETGFAGYTDLQTESRVLGLIVDGAPAQTASEGQVAEVILAETTLYAESGGQVADKGTIVGTGFELDVLDVQRPVPGLISHTVHVASGSVAVDDRATTVVDAANRRAARQAHSATHLVHAALRDTLGKTATQAGSLNRAGYMRFDFAWSQPLSLDTRSEIEEITNRAVNDALEVTTRIVSLDEAKEAGAMALFGEKYGDVVRMVDIGGPWSRELCAGTHVSTSSEIGLVSLVGESSVGASNRRIEALVGQDAFRELAAERTVVSQLTSALKAPRDQLGARIEELQANLKAAEKRIAQFEAKEREGRVPALVEAASQVGGYRVASTSLGEVGSADDIRTLALSVRERLGSDAAVVAFGGIVGGRPIVVVATNDAARAVGAKAGALVRIAAGMLGGGGGGKDDVAQGGGTDAAALDVALSAIVSELAGA comes from the coding sequence ATGAAAACTGCGGAGATCGCGCAGCGCTACCTCGACTACTTCGAGAAGAACGACCACCTGATCGTCCCCTCAGCATCCCTGGTCAGCGACGACCCGTCGCTGCTCTTCACCGTCGCGGGCATGGTGCCGATGATCCCGTACCTCACGGGTGTGGTCCCCGCCCCGCACCCTCGGATCGCGGACGTGCAGAAGTGCATCCGCACGAACGACATCGAAGAGGTCGGACGCACGGCGCGTCACGGCACCTTCTTCCAGATGCTGGGCAACTGGTCGTTCGGCGACTACTTCAAGGAAGGCGCGATCCGCTACGCGTGGGAGCTGCTCACCTCGTCCGAGGCCGACGGCGGCCTCGGATTCGACGAGAAGGACCTGTGGGTCACCGTCTACGAGACCGACGACGAGGCCGAGGCCATCTGGCGGGACATCATCGGGCTGAAGCCCGAGCGCATCCAGCGCCTCGGCCGTGCCGACAACTACTGGAACACCGGGCAGCCCGGCCCCGGAGGACCAGACTCGGAGATCTTCTTCGACCGTGGACCCGCATACGGGAAGGACGGCGGTCCCGCCGTCGACGACTCGCGATTCCTCGAGATCTGGAACCTCGTGTTCATGCAGGAGTTCGTCGAGAACGTCCGCAGCAAGACGGAGTTCGACATCGTCGGCGAGCTGCCGATGAAGAACATCGACACAGGCATGGGGCTCGAGCGCGTCGCCTTCCTCAAGCAGGGCGTCGAGAACATGTACGAGACAGACCAGGTGCGTCCTGTGCTCGACCGGGCCGTCGAACTGTCCGGGAAGAAGTACGGTGCCGTGCACGAGGACGACGTGCGCTTCCGTGTCATCGCCGACCACGTGCGCTCCTCTCTCATGCTTCTCTCCGACGGCGTGCGCCCCTCCAATGAGGGCCGCGGATACATCCTGCGCCGTCTGATGCGCCGCACCGTGCGGGCCATGCGCCTGCTCGGCGTCGACGCCCCCTCGTTCCCCGAGCTGTTCGCCGTGTCGAAGGATGCGATGAAGTCGGCGTACCCGGTGCTGGAGAGCGATTGGTCGACGCTGTCGTCGGCCGCGTTCGCCGAGGAGGAGACCTTCCGCCGCACGCTCGCGCAGGGGTCGACCATCCTCGACCTGGCGCTGGCCGACACGAAGAAGGCCGGGGGCTCGACCCTCAGCGGCTCTGAGGCCTTCCTGCTGCACGACACCTACGGCTTCCCGATCGACCTCACGCTCGAGGTGGCAGAGGAGGCTGGGCTCGACGTCGATCGCACCGGCTTCGACTCCCTGATGAAGGCGCAGCGCGACCGCGCGAAGGCCGACGCCCGCAATCGCAAGCGTCAGCTCGCCGACGTGTCGGTGTACCGCGAGTACCGCGCACTCGGCGAGACAGGCTTCGCCGGCTACACCGACCTTCAGACCGAGTCGAGAGTGCTCGGACTGATCGTCGACGGTGCTCCTGCGCAGACCGCATCGGAGGGTCAGGTCGCCGAGGTGATCCTCGCCGAGACCACCCTGTACGCCGAGTCGGGCGGGCAGGTGGCGGACAAGGGCACGATCGTCGGAACCGGCTTCGAGCTGGACGTGCTCGACGTGCAGCGGCCGGTACCAGGGCTGATCAGCCACACCGTGCACGTCGCCTCGGGCTCGGTCGCGGTCGACGACCGGGCGACGACCGTCGTGGACGCCGCGAACCGCCGTGCCGCACGGCAGGCTCACTCCGCCACTCACCTCGTGCACGCCGCGCTGCGCGACACGCTCGGCAAGACGGCCACCCAGGCTGGATCGCTGAACCGCGCCGGATACATGCGATTCGACTTCGCCTGGTCGCAGCCGCTGTCGCTCGACACCCGCTCCGAGATCGAGGAGATCACCAACCGCGCGGTGAACGACGCCCTCGAGGTGACCACCCGCATCGTCTCGCTCGACGAGGCCAAGGAGGCCGGCGCCATGGCGCTGTTCGGCGAGAAGTACGGCGATGTCGTGCGCATGGTCGACATCGGAGGGCCGTGGTCGCGCGAGCTCTGCGCAGGCACGCACGTGTCGACGAGCTCGGAGATCGGGCTCGTGAGCCTGGTCGGGGAGTCATCGGTGGGAGCATCGAACCGCCGCATCGAGGCGCTCGTCGGCCAGGACGCGTTCCGCGAGCTCGCCGCTGAGCGCACGGTCGTATCGCAGCTGACGTCTGCGCTGAAGGCGCCGCGCGATCAGCTCGGCGCCCGCATCGAGGAGCTGCAGGCGAACCTCAAGGCCGCCGAGAAGCGCATCGCGCAGTTCGAGGCCAAGGAGCGCGAAGGCCGTGTACCGGCTCTCGTCGAAGCCGCGTCGCAGGTCGGCGGCTACCGAGTGGCATCCACGTCGCTGGGCGAGGTCGGCTCGGCTGACGACATCCGGACGCTCGCCCTCAGCGTGCGCGAGCGGCTCGGCTCGGATGCCGCCGTCGTCGCATTCGGAGGCATCGTGGGCGGACGGCCGATCGTCGTCGTCGCCACCAATGATGCGGCCCGTGCCGTCGGCGCGAAGGCGGGAGCCCTGGTGCGCATCGCCGCAGGGATGCTCGGCGGCGGCGGCGGTGGCAAGGACGACGTCGCCCAGGGCGGCGGTACCGACGCGGCGGCGCTCGACGTCGCCCTGTCGGCCATCGTCTCGGAGCTCGCGGGAGCGTGA
- the rpsD gene encoding 30S ribosomal protein S4, which produces MVTKSQDRRKVRLSRALGIPLTPKAARYLEKRPYAPGEHGRTKRKADSDYAVRLREKQRLREQYGIREKQLRIAFNEARRKDGLTGENLVELLEMRLDALVLRAGFARTTAQARQLVVHRHILVDGQLVDRPSFRVKPGQLIHVKAKSEALEPFQVAAAGGHAEVLPPVPGYLEVELDKLQARLVRRPKRVEVPVTCEVQLVVEYYAAR; this is translated from the coding sequence GTGGTCACGAAGTCCCAGGACCGCCGCAAGGTCCGTCTCAGCCGTGCGCTGGGAATCCCGCTCACCCCGAAGGCCGCCCGCTACCTCGAGAAGCGTCCCTACGCTCCGGGCGAGCACGGCCGCACCAAGCGCAAGGCCGACAGCGACTACGCCGTCCGTCTGCGCGAGAAGCAGCGTCTGCGCGAGCAGTACGGCATCCGCGAGAAGCAGCTGCGCATTGCGTTCAACGAGGCCCGCCGCAAGGACGGCCTGACCGGTGAGAACCTGGTCGAGCTGCTCGAGATGCGTCTCGACGCCCTCGTGCTGCGTGCCGGCTTCGCCCGCACCACCGCGCAGGCTCGCCAGCTGGTCGTGCACCGTCACATCCTCGTCGACGGTCAGCTCGTCGACCGCCCGTCGTTCCGCGTGAAGCCGGGTCAGCTCATCCACGTCAAGGCCAAGTCCGAGGCTCTCGAGCCCTTCCAGGTCGCAGCGGCCGGCGGTCACGCCGAGGTTCTGCCCCCGGTTCCGGGCTACCTCGAGGTCGAGCTCGACAAGCTGCAGGCCCGCCTGGTCCGTCGTCCGAAGCGCGTCGAGGTCCCCGTGACCTGTGAAGTGCAGCTCGTCGTCGAGTACTACGCAGCCCGCTGA